One genomic region from Cetobacterium sp. 8H encodes:
- the uvrC gene encoding excinuclease ABC subunit UvrC, with protein MTLFNKEIPDNPGVYLMKQSSKVIYIGKAKNLSKRIASYFNREHIDEKTRELVKNIDDLEFIICNSETDALILENNLIKKFSPKFNINLKDQKTYPYILITKELFPKISIVRTTKKLDSKVGDYFGPFPFGAWNLKKTLTKLYQIRDCNRDMNKLYSRPCLKFHMKLCSGPCINKNISEIYSKNIYDIKEILKGNTKALLAEIEKNMSIAAQNMEFEKAIMFREQKKEIEQNIQDQISEYGKDIDEDVFTFIKEDNRIFLCVLNIRAGKILGKNSLTIDLSEIIYDDLLEEILMHFYSKFPLPKNIIFQEKLAHKESYILKTLETLFNKKINIFFPKVKSRRMELLNMGLLNLRKDIENFYNKKSVVEKGLKDLYSKLNLKRFPFKIECFDISNIQGKDAVASMSVSVDGKKSKKDYRKFKITTKDTPDDFHMMKEVIERRYSKLNPKDFPDIILIDGGLGQINAVGEVLNNLGKNNISELLSIAKKEEEIFKYGCNEPFIFSKNDEALKILQRVRDESHRFGVTYHRILRNKRVVSSQLDSIPGIGPKRRELLLKTFGSVERIKNANLTDLEAIVPHNLALKIKEMI; from the coding sequence ATAACTTTATTTAATAAAGAAATTCCTGATAATCCTGGTGTTTATTTGATGAAACAAAGTTCAAAAGTTATTTATATCGGAAAGGCTAAAAATCTTTCAAAAAGAATAGCTTCATACTTTAACCGAGAGCACATTGATGAAAAAACTAGAGAACTTGTTAAGAATATTGATGACTTAGAATTTATAATCTGTAATTCTGAGACTGATGCTCTTATTTTGGAAAATAATCTAATTAAAAAATTTTCTCCAAAATTTAACATCAACTTAAAAGATCAAAAAACTTATCCATACATACTCATAACCAAAGAATTATTTCCTAAAATTTCTATTGTTAGAACAACAAAAAAATTAGATTCTAAAGTTGGAGATTATTTTGGACCATTTCCTTTTGGAGCCTGGAATCTAAAAAAAACCTTAACTAAACTTTATCAAATTAGAGACTGTAATAGAGATATGAATAAACTCTATTCTAGACCATGCTTAAAATTTCATATGAAACTTTGTAGTGGTCCTTGTATCAATAAAAATATCTCAGAAATTTATTCAAAAAATATTTATGATATTAAAGAAATTTTAAAAGGTAATACTAAAGCTCTTCTTGCTGAAATAGAAAAAAATATGAGTATTGCCGCTCAAAATATGGAATTCGAAAAAGCTATCATGTTTAGAGAGCAAAAGAAAGAGATCGAACAAAATATTCAAGATCAAATTAGTGAATATGGCAAAGATATTGATGAAGATGTTTTCACTTTTATAAAAGAAGATAACCGAATATTTTTATGTGTCTTAAATATTCGAGCAGGAAAAATCTTAGGAAAAAATTCATTGACTATAGACCTAAGCGAAATTATTTATGACGATCTTTTAGAGGAAATTTTAATGCATTTTTATTCTAAATTTCCTCTCCCTAAAAATATTATATTTCAAGAAAAATTAGCACATAAAGAGAGTTACATCTTAAAAACTTTAGAAACTCTTTTCAATAAAAAAATAAATATTTTTTTCCCAAAAGTAAAATCTAGAAGAATGGAACTTCTTAATATGGGACTTTTAAACTTAAGAAAAGATATCGAAAATTTTTATAATAAAAAATCTGTTGTTGAAAAAGGTTTAAAAGATCTTTATTCTAAACTTAATTTAAAACGATTTCCTTTTAAAATTGAATGTTTTGATATATCTAATATTCAAGGTAAAGATGCTGTTGCATCCATGAGCGTAAGTGTTGATGGGAAAAAATCAAAAAAAGACTACCGAAAATTTAAAATAACTACTAAGGATACTCCTGATGATTTTCATATGATGAAAGAGGTTATTGAACGAAGATATAGTAAACTAAATCCAAAAGATTTCCCTGATATAATTCTTATCGATGGTGGTCTTGGACAAATTAATGCGGTTGGAGAAGTACTGAATAATTTAGGAAAAAATAATATTTCTGAGCTATTAAGTATTGCAAAAAAAGAAGAGGAAATCTTTAAATATGGTTGTAATGAACCATTTATTTTTTCTAAAAACGATGAGGCTCTTAAAATACTTCAAAGAGTTAGAGATGAATCTCATAGATTCGGAGTCACCTATCATCGAATTTTAAGAAATAAAAGAGTTGTTTCAAGTCAACTCGATAGTATTCCAGGAATTGGACCTAAACGAAGAGAGTTACTTTTAAAAACTTTTGGTTCTGTCGAAAGAATAAAAAATGCTAATTTAACTGATTTAGAAGCTATTGTTCCACATAATTTAGCTTTAAAAATAAAGGAGATGATATGA
- the rapZ gene encoding RNase adapter RapZ, whose translation MELIILTGLSGSGKSTGLKTLEDLGFFTMDNIPFRFAGLILEDLKNSKIDNSVKRIALGLDIRTVINQNDFENFFSHVDRLNIDYKIIFLEASTQAILNRYNLTRRKHPLTKDTLLQSIQDEFCLMKDIKDKANLIIDTSFLSAKELSRKIENAVESFSKSVFLNIHIQSFGFKHGVPIDADMIFDVRTLPNPYYLPDLREKTGFDNEVYDYVMKFDISQELYRKILDLILFLIPGYMKDEKRHLTIGIGCSGGKHRSVSFVRRLENDLRDVEGTNIYTFHREKERGNW comes from the coding sequence ATGGAATTGATTATTTTAACTGGTCTTAGTGGCTCTGGTAAATCTACCGGTTTAAAAACTTTGGAAGATTTAGGTTTTTTCACTATGGACAATATCCCTTTTCGTTTTGCAGGTTTAATATTAGAGGATTTAAAAAATTCTAAAATTGACAACTCCGTTAAACGAATAGCTCTTGGCTTAGATATTAGAACTGTTATAAATCAAAATGATTTCGAAAACTTTTTTTCTCATGTGGATAGATTAAATATTGATTATAAAATAATTTTTTTAGAAGCCTCAACACAAGCTATTTTAAACAGATATAACCTAACAAGACGAAAACATCCTCTTACAAAAGACACTCTTCTACAAAGTATTCAAGATGAATTTTGTCTTATGAAAGATATTAAAGATAAAGCTAATCTGATTATCGATACTAGTTTTTTGAGTGCAAAAGAGCTGTCTAGAAAAATTGAAAATGCTGTTGAATCATTTTCTAAAAGTGTATTTTTAAACATCCATATACAATCTTTTGGATTCAAGCATGGAGTTCCTATTGACGCAGACATGATTTTTGATGTCAGAACTCTTCCTAATCCATATTATTTGCCAGATCTAAGAGAAAAAACTGGTTTTGATAATGAAGTTTATGATTATGTTATGAAATTTGACATTTCACAAGAGCTATATAGAAAAATATTAGATTTAATTCTATTTTTAATACCTGGATATATGAAGGATGAAAAAAGACATCTTACTATTGGTATCGGATGCAGTGGTGGAAAACATCGTTCTGTCTCTTTTGTTAGAAGATTAGAAAACGATTTAAGAGATGTTGAAGGAACTAATATCTATACTTTCCACAGAGAGAAAGAACGTGGGAATTGGTAG
- a CDS encoding GrdX family protein: protein MDYKIITNNNKVFNFFKETDEVIFLEDYKIEDILKFIESKCLEGHRLLSDPILYNLENLDNPFKSILITNNQLEDNSHSIKIILGVLDLITKVSFTPKESLDEISLEEFRFVDLNLIRDSIDKINFM from the coding sequence ATGGATTATAAAATAATTACAAACAATAATAAAGTTTTTAACTTTTTTAAAGAAACTGACGAGGTGATTTTTTTAGAAGATTATAAAATTGAAGATATTCTAAAATTTATAGAGTCAAAATGTTTAGAAGGACACAGACTTTTAAGCGATCCAATTTTATATAATCTGGAAAATTTAGATAATCCATTTAAATCTATCTTGATTACAAATAATCAACTTGAGGATAATTCTCACTCAATTAAAATCATATTAGGCGTTTTAGATTTAATAACAAAAGTTAGTTTTACACCTAAAGAATCTTTAGATGAAATTTCACTCGAAGAATTTAGATTTGTTGACTTAAATTTAATCAGAGACAGTATAGATAAAATTAATTTTATGTAA
- a CDS encoding carbamoyl phosphate synthase small subunit: MKGKLILENGMSFEGKIFGELGEGVGELVFNTGMTGYQELLTDPSYYGQIVVMTYPMVGNYGINLEDMESDGIKLKGFIIKEDAKLPNNFRCEMTLDGFLRQHGVVGFKGVDTRHLTKIIREEGAMKALITSKELTQKEIDEHFAAFTNTDAVEKVSTKEIYEIPGTGKRIGVIDFGVKKNILRSFEKRGIHQIVFPWNVTAEELLSHELDGVFLSNGPGDPAELTEVINEIKKLVGKLPIVGICLGHQLLAWALGGTTKKLKYGHRGCNHPVKDLEKNRIFITSQNHGYVVDRVPESMKVTHVNLNDNSIEGMRSEEHRILCVQYHPEAWPGPSDSEYLFDDFLKVIEG; this comes from the coding sequence ATGAAGGGGAAATTAATTCTTGAAAATGGAATGAGTTTTGAAGGAAAAATTTTTGGAGAATTAGGAGAAGGTGTAGGGGAACTTGTATTTAATACTGGAATGACAGGATATCAAGAGCTTCTAACAGATCCATCTTACTATGGACAAATAGTTGTTATGACTTATCCGATGGTAGGAAATTATGGAATTAACTTAGAGGATATGGAATCTGACGGAATAAAACTAAAAGGGTTTATAATAAAAGAGGACGCAAAGCTACCAAATAACTTTAGATGCGAAATGACTTTAGATGGATTTTTAAGACAACATGGAGTAGTAGGATTCAAAGGGGTAGATACAAGACATTTAACAAAAATAATAAGAGAAGAAGGAGCTATGAAAGCTCTTATAACTTCAAAAGAATTGACTCAAAAGGAAATAGATGAGCACTTTGCAGCGTTCACAAATACAGATGCGGTAGAAAAAGTAAGTACAAAAGAAATCTATGAGATTCCTGGAACAGGGAAAAGAATAGGGGTAATAGATTTTGGAGTTAAGAAAAATATTTTAAGATCTTTTGAGAAAAGAGGAATACATCAAATTGTTTTCCCATGGAATGTAACTGCAGAAGAATTACTTTCTCATGAGTTAGATGGAGTATTTTTATCAAATGGACCAGGGGATCCGGCTGAATTAACAGAAGTGATAAACGAAATTAAAAAGTTGGTTGGTAAACTTCCGATAGTTGGAATATGTTTAGGGCACCAACTTCTAGCATGGGCTCTTGGTGGGACTACGAAAAAATTAAAATATGGACACAGAGGATGTAATCACCCTGTTAAAGATTTAGAGAAGAACAGAATTTTTATAACATCTCAAAATCATGGATATGTTGTTGATAGAGTACCAGAATCAATGAAGGTTACGCATGTCAACTTAAATGATAACTCTATAGAAGGAATGAGAAGTGAGGAGCATAGAATACTATGTGTTCAATATCACCCAGAAGCATGGCCGGGACCATCAGATTCTGAATATCTGTTTGATGATTTTTTAAAAGTAATAGAGGGATAA
- the carB gene encoding carbamoyl-phosphate synthase (glutamine-hydrolyzing) large subunit: protein MLDKSIKKTLVIGSGPIIIGQAAEFDYSGTQACETLKKEGIEVVLINSNPATIMTDKAVADRIYIEPITAEFVEKVIAKERPDSILAGMGGQTALNMAVELNDKGILEKYGVRVIGTSVESIKRGEDRELFREAMDKIGEPVIESKIVESLDEGFRVAKEIGYPVVVRPAYTLGGTGGGIADTPQELEDILLKGLKLSRVGQVLIEKSILGWKEVEYEVIRDKDGNCITVCNMENIDPVGIHTGDSIVVAPSQTLSDREYQMLRTSALKIINEIGVVGGCNVQFALHPKSFEYAIIEINPRVSRSSALASKATGYPIARVATRLSLGYTLDEVINEVTGKTFACFEPALDYIVVKIPKWPFDKFKKANKRLGTKMMATGEVMAIGNNFEAAFLKGLRSLEIGTYNLEHPVVKKMTMQELKEIVVRPDDERIFVVAEMLRRGYVKEKLQKLTGIDKFFMEKLEWLVKQEELMKKMELKDLDEKFLKNVKKKGFADKGIAQLMNVSEKDIARKRKEYGLKPVYKMVDTCAGEFAADSSYFYSTYDQFDEVEVTNNKKVIVIGSGPIRIGQGIEFDYCTVHSIKTLRNMGIESIIINNNPETVSTDFSTADRLYFEPLVTEDVMNIIDKEKPAGVIIQFGGQTAIKLANDLRDRGITILGTSAEMVDAAEDREKFEAIMEKLDIKRPKGRAVWDIESGKKIAEEVQYPVLVRPSYVLGGQGMEICHDEFNLVNYLNASFDRDPENPVLIDKYLNGIEVEVDAICDGEEILIPGVMEHLERAGVHSGDSITIYPPQNLYEGTEKKIEEITRKIAKELKIKGMMNIQFIAYENELYVIEVNPRSSRTVPYIAKISGVPVIDIATKVIMGQKLKELGFGTGIYKKPSVVAVKVPVFSTEKLSGVEVSLGPEMKSTGEVLGVGNTADEAIYKGLLGGGRVQNVREKKVLLTIRDKDKDEFLPVAKSLKNLGCQLFATEGTQKYLEEHGIEATSVRKINEESPNILDLLKNREVDLLVNTPTKANDAQRDGFKIRRTAIEYGVEVLTSIDTLNAVIRVQEKNVDKMDLEVFDISKI, encoded by the coding sequence ATGTTAGATAAATCAATAAAGAAGACGCTAGTAATAGGATCGGGTCCAATCATAATAGGACAAGCAGCAGAGTTTGATTATTCAGGGACTCAAGCTTGTGAAACATTAAAAAAAGAGGGGATTGAGGTTGTACTTATAAACTCAAATCCTGCAACAATAATGACTGATAAAGCGGTTGCAGATAGAATATATATAGAGCCTATAACAGCAGAGTTTGTAGAAAAAGTTATAGCTAAAGAAAGACCAGACTCAATACTTGCAGGAATGGGTGGACAAACAGCTTTAAATATGGCTGTTGAGCTTAATGATAAAGGTATCTTAGAGAAATATGGTGTTAGAGTTATCGGAACTTCTGTAGAATCAATAAAAAGAGGGGAAGATAGAGAACTATTTAGAGAGGCTATGGATAAAATTGGGGAGCCTGTAATAGAAAGTAAAATTGTAGAGAGTTTGGATGAAGGTTTTAGAGTAGCTAAAGAGATTGGGTACCCAGTAGTAGTAAGACCTGCTTATACTCTAGGAGGAACTGGTGGAGGAATAGCTGACACACCTCAAGAATTAGAAGATATTCTGCTAAAAGGATTAAAACTTTCAAGAGTTGGACAAGTTTTAATTGAAAAATCAATCTTAGGTTGGAAAGAGGTTGAATACGAAGTAATAAGAGATAAGGATGGAAACTGTATAACAGTTTGTAATATGGAGAATATAGATCCGGTTGGAATACATACAGGGGATTCGATAGTTGTTGCACCGTCTCAAACACTTTCAGATAGAGAGTATCAGATGTTAAGAACATCAGCATTAAAAATAATAAATGAAATAGGTGTTGTAGGGGGATGTAATGTGCAGTTTGCTCTTCATCCAAAATCATTTGAGTATGCGATTATAGAAATCAACCCAAGAGTATCAAGATCTTCTGCATTAGCTTCAAAAGCAACAGGATATCCGATAGCAAGAGTTGCTACAAGATTATCTTTAGGATACACTTTAGACGAAGTAATTAATGAAGTAACAGGAAAAACATTTGCTTGTTTTGAGCCTGCACTAGACTATATAGTAGTAAAAATTCCAAAGTGGCCATTTGATAAGTTTAAGAAAGCAAATAAAAGATTAGGAACAAAGATGATGGCAACTGGTGAGGTTATGGCAATAGGAAATAACTTCGAAGCAGCATTTTTAAAGGGACTAAGATCTCTAGAAATTGGAACATATAACTTAGAGCACCCAGTTGTAAAAAAGATGACTATGCAAGAGTTAAAAGAGATAGTTGTAAGACCTGATGATGAAAGAATATTTGTAGTAGCTGAAATGTTAAGAAGAGGTTATGTAAAAGAAAAGTTACAAAAGTTAACAGGAATAGATAAATTCTTTATGGAGAAATTAGAGTGGCTTGTTAAACAAGAAGAACTTATGAAAAAGATGGAACTTAAAGATTTAGATGAGAAGTTCTTAAAAAATGTTAAGAAAAAAGGATTTGCTGATAAAGGAATCGCCCAGCTTATGAACGTAAGCGAGAAAGATATAGCAAGAAAGAGAAAAGAGTATGGATTAAAACCAGTTTATAAAATGGTTGATACTTGTGCAGGAGAGTTTGCAGCAGATTCATCATATTTTTACTCTACATATGATCAATTTGATGAAGTAGAAGTTACAAATAATAAAAAGGTAATAGTTATAGGGTCTGGACCAATAAGAATAGGACAAGGGATTGAATTTGATTACTGTACTGTTCACTCTATAAAAACTTTAAGAAACATGGGGATTGAAAGTATCATCATTAACAATAACCCAGAAACTGTATCAACAGATTTCTCAACAGCGGATAGATTATACTTTGAACCTCTTGTAACTGAAGATGTTATGAATATAATAGATAAAGAAAAGCCAGCTGGAGTTATAATACAGTTTGGAGGACAAACAGCTATAAAGTTAGCTAATGATTTGAGAGATAGAGGGATAACGATTTTAGGAACTTCAGCAGAGATGGTAGATGCAGCAGAAGATAGAGAAAAATTTGAAGCTATCATGGAAAAGTTAGATATAAAAAGACCTAAAGGAAGAGCGGTTTGGGATATTGAAAGTGGAAAGAAAATAGCAGAAGAGGTTCAATACCCAGTGCTAGTAAGACCTTCTTATGTTTTAGGAGGACAGGGTATGGAAATTTGTCATGACGAATTTAACCTTGTGAACTATTTAAATGCTTCTTTTGACAGAGATCCAGAAAATCCAGTTTTAATAGATAAATATCTAAATGGAATTGAAGTAGAAGTAGATGCTATTTGTGATGGAGAAGAGATATTGATACCAGGAGTTATGGAGCACTTGGAAAGAGCTGGAGTTCACTCGGGAGATTCAATAACAATATATCCTCCTCAAAATTTATATGAAGGAACAGAGAAGAAAATAGAAGAGATTACTAGAAAAATAGCAAAAGAATTAAAAATAAAAGGTATGATGAATATTCAGTTTATAGCTTATGAAAATGAGTTATATGTAATTGAAGTAAATCCAAGATCATCAAGAACAGTTCCGTACATAGCTAAGATTTCAGGAGTTCCTGTAATCGATATAGCTACGAAAGTAATTATGGGACAAAAATTAAAGGAATTGGGATTCGGAACTGGAATATATAAGAAACCATCAGTAGTAGCTGTTAAAGTTCCTGTTTTCTCAACAGAAAAGTTATCAGGAGTAGAAGTTTCTCTAGGACCTGAAATGAAATCTACAGGAGAAGTTTTAGGAGTTGGAAACACTGCAGATGAGGCAATCTATAAAGGACTTCTAGGAGGGGGAAGAGTACAAAACGTAAGAGAGAAAAAAGTACTTTTAACTATCAGAGATAAAGACAAAGATGAATTTTTACCAGTAGCTAAATCTTTAAAGAATTTAGGATGTCAGTTATTTGCAACAGAAGGGACTCAAAAATATCTTGAAGAGCACGGAATTGAAGCTACATCAGTAAGAAAAATCAATGAAGAGAGTCCGAATATACTTGATCTATTAAAAAATAGAGAGGTAGATTTGTTAGTTAATACACCAACTAAAGCAAATGATGCTCAAAGAGATGGATTTAAAATAAGAAGAACTGCAATAGAATACGGAGTAGAAGTGTTAACTTCAATTGATACTTTAAATGCAGTGATAAGAGTTCAAGAAAAAAATGTAGATAAAATGGACTTAGAGGTATTCGATATTTCAAAAATCTAA
- a CDS encoding cation-translocating P-type ATPase, with product MKDFYSKSKEFLMEHFNTSPDGLKSKDLEGLKGKYGENVLNSKEKKTAFKIFLEQFKDFLVIILLVAAAISFISGNKESTIVILAVITMNAILGTVQHMKAEESLESLKKMSSPRARVMRDGRKQEIDSSELLPGDIVLVEAGDVVPSDARVIESYSLMVNESSLTGESESVEKITDILDDGKLTVGDQKNMVFSGSLVTYGRGKLLVTAIGMDTELGKIASLLDNTEESATPLQKSLEKFGKKLSVAIIVLCIVVFFMSIARGINTLDSLMFAVALAVAAIPEALGSIVTIVLAIGTQKMAKENAIIKKLHSVESLGCVSVICSDKTGTLTQNKMTVKKIYVDGKIVESEKISLDNPLEKELLRSALLCSDAVNHDGQEIGDPTEVALVNVGHLHNMKEVKVREKYPRMEELPFDSERKLMSTTHEIDGKYYLITKGAPDVVIDRAKYIIKANGEYKEIETKDIEDIKKANIKLSESGLRVLAFAIKEIDRQEKINFDSENEFAIVGLISMIDPPREESKKAVEDCIKAGIKPVMITGDYKVTAKAIAKEIGIYKDGDETLNGVEVEAMSDEELIKHVPNISVYARVSPEHKIRIISAWQNLGKICAMTGDGVNDAPALKKADVGIAMGITGTEVSKDAASMILTDDNFSTIIKSVVTGRNLYANIKNSIRFLLSGNTAGILAVFYASLMGLPVIFAPVHLLFINLLTDSLPAIAIGMEPSHGDVLNEKPREANAPLLDKKLSSRILMEGLLIAIVTMLAFYLGYSKGNAALGSTMAFSTLCLGRLFHGFSCRGNGSVFKLGITSNMFSIYAFVLGAILLYVVLLVPSLHEMFAIADLTGKNFLEINVLAFIPTLIIQILKFIKYDR from the coding sequence ATGAAGGATTTTTATTCTAAAAGTAAGGAGTTTTTAATGGAACATTTTAATACGTCGCCAGATGGATTAAAATCAAAAGACTTAGAAGGTTTAAAGGGAAAATATGGAGAGAATGTATTAAACAGCAAGGAGAAGAAAACTGCTTTTAAAATTTTTTTAGAGCAATTTAAAGATTTCTTGGTAATTATACTTTTGGTAGCAGCAGCAATTTCATTTATTTCAGGAAATAAAGAAAGTACGATAGTAATTTTAGCAGTAATAACAATGAATGCTATACTAGGAACAGTTCAACATATGAAAGCGGAAGAATCTCTTGAAAGCTTAAAGAAAATGTCTTCACCTAGAGCAAGAGTTATGAGAGATGGAAGAAAACAAGAGATAGATTCATCTGAACTTCTACCTGGAGATATTGTATTAGTTGAAGCAGGAGATGTGGTTCCTAGTGATGCTAGAGTTATAGAATCATATTCTCTTATGGTAAATGAAAGCTCTTTAACTGGAGAATCAGAAAGTGTTGAAAAAATAACAGATATTTTAGATGATGGAAAGTTAACTGTAGGAGATCAGAAAAATATGGTTTTCTCAGGAAGTTTAGTAACTTATGGAAGAGGTAAGTTATTAGTAACAGCAATTGGAATGGATACTGAGTTAGGTAAAATAGCGTCACTTTTAGATAATACAGAAGAAAGTGCAACTCCACTTCAAAAATCATTAGAAAAATTTGGTAAAAAATTATCAGTAGCGATAATAGTTTTATGTATAGTGGTTTTCTTTATGAGTATAGCAAGGGGAATAAATACTCTTGATTCACTTATGTTCGCGGTAGCTTTAGCGGTAGCAGCAATTCCAGAAGCATTAGGGTCTATAGTAACAATAGTTTTAGCTATAGGAACACAAAAGATGGCGAAAGAGAATGCGATTATAAAGAAATTACATTCAGTAGAATCTTTAGGATGTGTATCTGTAATTTGTTCTGATAAGACAGGAACACTTACTCAAAATAAAATGACAGTAAAGAAAATATACGTAGATGGAAAAATAGTTGAATCTGAAAAGATATCACTAGATAATCCGTTAGAAAAAGAGTTGTTAAGAAGTGCTTTATTATGTAGTGATGCTGTAAATCATGATGGACAAGAGATTGGAGATCCAACAGAAGTGGCTTTAGTAAATGTGGGACATTTACACAATATGAAAGAGGTTAAAGTTAGGGAAAAGTATCCTAGAATGGAAGAATTACCATTTGATTCGGAAAGAAAACTGATGAGTACTACTCATGAGATTGACGGAAAATATTATCTGATAACTAAAGGAGCTCCAGATGTAGTTATAGATAGAGCTAAGTACATCATAAAAGCAAACGGAGAATATAAAGAGATAGAAACAAAAGATATTGAAGATATAAAAAAAGCTAATATAAAATTATCAGAAAGTGGACTTAGAGTTTTAGCTTTTGCAATAAAAGAGATTGATAGACAAGAGAAAATAAATTTTGATTCAGAAAATGAGTTTGCTATAGTTGGATTAATAAGTATGATTGACCCACCAAGAGAGGAATCGAAAAAAGCTGTTGAGGATTGTATCAAAGCTGGAATAAAACCAGTTATGATAACAGGGGATTATAAAGTGACAGCAAAAGCTATCGCAAAAGAGATAGGTATATATAAAGATGGAGATGAAACTTTAAACGGAGTTGAAGTTGAAGCGATGTCTGATGAAGAACTGATAAAGCATGTTCCAAATATATCTGTGTATGCAAGAGTTTCTCCAGAACATAAAATTAGAATAATATCAGCTTGGCAAAATTTAGGAAAGATTTGTGCTATGACAGGAGATGGAGTAAACGATGCCCCAGCTCTAAAAAAAGCGGATGTGGGAATAGCTATGGGAATAACAGGAACAGAAGTTTCTAAGGATGCTGCTTCAATGATATTAACTGATGACAATTTCTCAACTATAATAAAGTCTGTAGTAACAGGAAGAAATCTATATGCAAATATTAAAAATTCAATTAGATTTTTATTATCAGGAAATACAGCAGGAATATTAGCTGTTTTTTATGCTTCTTTAATGGGATTGCCAGTTATATTTGCACCAGTACACTTATTGTTTATAAACTTATTGACAGATAGTTTACCTGCAATAGCTATAGGAATGGAGCCCTCACATGGGGATGTGTTGAATGAAAAACCTAGAGAAGCAAATGCTCCACTATTAGACAAAAAATTATCTAGTAGAATTTTAATGGAAGGTCTATTGATAGCGATAGTTACAATGCTAGCATTCTATTTAGGTTATAGCAAAGGGAATGCAGCATTAGGAAGTACAATGGCATTTTCAACACTATGTTTAGGAAGACTTTTCCATGGGTTTAGTTGTAGAGGAAATGGATCAGTATTTAAATTAGGAATAACTAGTAATATGTTTAGTATATATGCGTTTGTACTAGGAGCAATACTTTTATATGTGGTGTTATTAGTTCCTTCGTTACATGAAATGTTTGCGATAGCAGATTTAACAGGAAAAAATTTCTTAGAAATCAATGTATTAGCTTTTATACCTACATTGATAATTCAAATTTTAAAATTTATTAAATATGATAGATAA
- the epsC gene encoding serine O-acetyltransferase EpsC — protein sequence MFKELKENINNIMKLDPAAKTFLEVLILYPSVHSILFYKVSHKLYKNKYYFLARLLSQISRFFTGIEIHPGAKIGKRLFIDHGMGVVIGETAEIGDDVTIYHEVTLGGTGKDTGKRHPTIKNGVIIGAGAKILGPITLGENVKVGANTVVLKDVPANSTIVGKNGEIIEKK from the coding sequence ATGTTTAAAGAATTGAAAGAGAATATAAATAATATAATGAAGTTAGATCCTGCCGCTAAAACATTTTTAGAGGTTTTAATTCTGTATCCGTCTGTCCACTCTATCTTATTTTATAAAGTTTCTCATAAACTTTATAAAAATAAATACTACTTTTTAGCTAGATTACTATCACAGATATCTCGATTCTTTACTGGAATAGAGATACATCCTGGAGCTAAAATTGGAAAAAGATTATTCATAGATCATGGAATGGGTGTTGTTATCGGAGAAACAGCTGAAATAGGCGATGATGTGACTATTTACCATGAAGTAACTTTAGGTGGTACTGGAAAAGATACTGGAAAGAGACATCCAACAATAAAAAATGGAGTTATAATTGGGGCCGGAGCTAAAATTTTAGGCCCTATAACTCTAGGCGAAAATGTAAAAGTTGGCGCAAATACTGTTGTTTTAAAGGATGTTCCTGCGAACTCAACAATAGTTGGAAAAAATGGAGAAATAATTGAAAAAAAATAA